The genomic DNA ATCATGTTCGCGTACGAAGAGAGCCTGAAATATGAAGACGTCAAGGACTTGCTCGACACGGAGGCTATGCTCGACGTCGCCTTCCTCACGCAACACAGAATAAACTATGTTGATGAAGATTAACAGGTGCTGGTTTTATTGTTCTCTGTTTTATTTACTGTACAATGTCTTTTAGGAGTCTGCTAAAAGACATTGTATTGTTGATGTAATGCTTGTCTACTTTTGTGAAACACAGACAGCAATTTCTTATTCTGAATTCGATTGACTGATGACAGTTTATCAGAAGCGGTATCTGTTAAAAATGTTCCTGTATCAAAAGGGTTagtccaaataaaaacaatttcaaaattacgATAAAATTTATTGGCAATATCACAAACCACAATCAAAATGTTCGAAGTGGTTCAGAGTGCATAAATGACCTCTATAAATTTTCAAAGGTACATAACAAagttaatttttggttttaaataatcgtattaaaattatatcataaacTATAGTACAATACTGTAAATAGTAGATATCTAAAtgagtaaaactattttacaaatagaaatatcataaaaatccTATAAAAGGTGTAAATCGAAGTACAAGTTTGGTGATAATATTGTGACAATGATTGCAAAGTTTGACACATTGAACTTACTCTTACATAACATTCACAACACTCgtacattacatattatttggCACATTGCAATTAAAATGTCTTATTCTTTTTACCAAGAATTTTCATAAGATCTTTCGACATGAAGTATGGTTTTTCGGGCGAACCATCATTTCTCTCGCAGTcttcaactgaaaaaaaaatacatgatcaTAAAGGATTGTAGATCATTTACCATAcacatataaaaacatttacatgcCATATTGTATCATGGTATTACATAGCGCATTAAATTCATGCTTACTATCGACGCGTAACATACAAGGGGATATTGGCGTGACGTGTTTCACACACAATCTGTAATcagtttttaattggtttttaacATCGGAATTCGGCGAAACCAGGTAAACACCAACACCTGGTAAACAACTAAACTTAAAAGTCATATTGTGCTGctgttttgtgaattttaaattgGTCACGGACATTGCTGACACCATACTGAAATAAGTACATGAAATACTTACGGAAACATAGGAACAAGGCATCCACAGCCATTTCGTAGACATTGAAGAATATAGTACAGATGAGGTAGGTGGCTATGCTGAGTATGATGGCGGGGATGAGGTCGTTGTGCAGCCGCTCGCCCTGCGTCAGCTCGTACACGAAGTTCCACTGCTGCAGGTAGTACACGGCCAGACCCACCCCGATGGATATGAGCGCCTTCGATAGCAGGAATAGGAAGTATGTGACctggaaaaaagaaaatagcatTAATAATAAGGGGTTATCTGCGTTAATTCTTAAGAAATATATTGGAGTGAAAACAAGGTCTGTTTTTTCGAAACACGATTTGAAGTGTAAATTTGCAAAGTTTTTGTGAAATGAGACTAGACATTCataaagaaaatcataaaaattaaatctgtgCAAACATGTACAAACTGCTTTTTCAACCAATTGAAAGCCATACTTATACTTAAGTAAttctatgtaaatattaaactcCCGATTTCGGGCACGATTGTAAACAATCGTGATCAAATGATTTagcaaacaaaactaaattattcagTCTTCGAAAAATAGGAGGATATTGAAGTTATTAGGAGCTTAATCACGTACCTTATCTAACACGAAGACCCTAACAATATTCCTCATGAGCAAAGAGAAGGCATCTCTCGCGCTCTTACAGAAGTTCTGCCCGTGTACCGCGCACATTATGTACGCATTCTTATTGATGAACTTGAGGAAGTTCTCCAGACACCAACAGAAGCACTTGCAGAAACACATGATGCATCGTGTGAAGGGGTTGTCGAACTTCTTGATCTTGTGGTCGATGTACTCCAGAATGACGCGGATTACTCGCACTATGGCTATGATGAGAGCTCCGAAGGCGACGGTGCCTAAGTGATATCTGAAAACATTGATTGCTGGTCGTTGAATAGGAAAACTCAAGCATACACTCAACACAAAAGATCCTAATGACTGTATTTAAATAGATGCAATCCacacaacacatttttttttctaatttcctTAAGCAAATTCGATGccgtttaaaaaacaaacttttatttcggcatcattttattttataaaagtgatTCGTACCGTAATGTCCTGTATATACCGGAAGTGAGCGTGAAGAATGGCAGGTCACGCTTGTTGTAAGTCCAGTACCACGTGGAGAAGGTGCTGGCCAGCATCATGTCAGACACGCCGCTGATGAAGAACATCGTCCAGAAAAAGCCCAGAACGTTGGCcactgtataaaaaaaaaaataacattcaaaccTTTTATGGTAAGACGAAGAAAAGGACGTGTCATCTTAAgttatttatcttataattttaaaattaaccataTTCTTTAAGGAGTGATCGTCTAGCAATTCATAGAGATTACGATTGTAAATTAGAAAGTTGGATAATCAACAAAAAGGGATTGAGTTCTTCAAACAGAAGCGGCATAGGTTGTGATTGGAATCAAGTTGGACGTAACTTTCCATAGTTTCCATGTCAACAATTCTTTATCTATAGTAACCTCGCTCAAGTAAAAaaacagatttctttttttgtacttCCTAAACAATGCCTGAATTGTGTTAGCACTAACAATGCAAATACACGACGCTGTGTGGACTGTCGAGACCAGTGAAGTGGCACGTCGCGAGCCGACACAACCCACCGGCCGCGTCCTTACAGCTCATCGTGAACGTTGCTGGATCACACGACACGTAGTCCTGGAACCACAACAAATGtacattaatttatgtaaattaacttACATaccgtttttatttatataagtacgTAAGGTAAACTACTAGATTTGGGAAGCGGTATTAACATAATAGAAATCTTTTATGTTAATACATGTAATTATACAAcgctttaaataaaagtatttgtgaAGAGGATGATTCATAATTGATTATTGCGTACGGTttacccacgcgtatttattgaaACAACCGCAACCGCAAGACGCCGCGGCCGCTGCCGATTCCGCGTCAATTCATGACAATTactggttccgaaactagtcgcgtGATCCCGagaaatacgcgtgagtaaaccttagTCAACGAAGAAGTTATGTAGGtcaaaaacttcataataatcgcatatttttctttatctttaaaaaaaacgactcccgcagtaaggactTTTATTCttggattttacaaacatacatataaatcacatgcacgaGACACATTTTGCAACTGCTGACATGTTTggcatagatattttttttatgttaagtagGCCTATTCCAAATTAGCTAATACTTttatacctacttttaaataacttaCCTAATCTGTTcgaatattattgtaaaattaatcacaatataaaatgatgaaatttgtttagataggtaggtacctacataattttaatgacaataGGTAGTTAATAGTAAATTACTATTAGTATCAATATCttgtctttttatatattttgctttatCGCTGACAAGGCGTACAATACaaatcatttcaatttcaataaaaacatcattttctTTCGTACCTCAGTGTACTGGCCGCCACAATCACAAGAAGTATCATTCTTCAAATTGACGACTCTGAAGGCTGACTCGCCGATAGATAGCAAGTACATGAGCACCAGTACGCCATACCCGATTACAAAGCATTGTATGATCCACGGGAATATCGGGAATAATATTGTCGTTTTAACATCAGTTACCGCTCTGTAAGAGGAAATAACGTTTATTAGGGGAAGTTAaaggatttattatttattgtatttattacttatttattgtaCGAAATCTTGCAGTTTTTAACtctataattattacttatgtCTAAAACACTTCCTTGAAGTTGCGTTATGCTTTGACTGGTTCACCAGACTTTAGTGTTTGTCTCTGCTTGTTCCAAGCAATATTTCAAATCGATAAACTTATGGCGAAAGTACTGACTAGTAGCTGGCGAAATAATGAGTTGGTGATAACAGAATAAGTATCgtggatttaaaataatactagaaGAATGCATGTTTAGCGATATACAATGTCTATATACCGGAGGATATGATTATAAAGTGCGTGTGTTTAAAATTCCAATGTTATTAGTATGAAAACACGAATTTTACTCACTTGCTTCCTTCCCGGATGAGCGCAATAGCAATAGCTATTCTGTTTCTAAGGGATATTACTATTAATAGCAATATCAGCATTATTACTGCGATCGCGATAAGTAATACGAGCCATGTCTCCGCTTTACTGAAGATGGATTGCGCGTAACCCTTGAGGTTGGTCGTCTGTGTCAAACTTACGGGGTTCGCTTTGTAATATGCGTAAttcttatagcatagataaagacctgaaagaaaagaaaaaatgaagGGATTGTTGTTTAAGTGGAAAGTTGAAATAATTTCAGGTATAGATGTCTCGCCTAAGTTCAATATTCAAACCATAAAAAACTACACTTACTCCAGCAAATAAAATGACGAAAAACACGCTTCGTATAACACAACAACCATAAAATTCAAAGAGCGGTTCTTGcgttttgcattttaatttttgaacagTAACAGTTAACGATATTTTATGAAAGACAACTTGTCGCatatgtttgtttgtgattGTTTTCATcgatttatcattatttatttcaattcttttaatacttattatctTGGTACTGCAATTGATTATAATGGTATTAGGCATCAACAATAGGTACTCTTCGTTATCTAACAATTTTGAAAGAGAACTTTTCGTCAACTCTTTAACTACAATTAACAATCGAAGTAGGTGATCACAATTCGAT from Trichoplusia ni isolate ovarian cell line Hi5 chromosome 4, tn1, whole genome shotgun sequence includes the following:
- the LOC113492525 gene encoding CTL-like protein 2 isoform X3; the encoded protein is MGCCDNCVPPKESREPIRYDPNFNGPIHNRSCTDILWLILFILFLGVWGYVGYYGMTHGNIQKLLAPIDTKGRRCGLDSGLEDKKYLVFFNIAKCLSPGTPITGCPTPQVCVNQCPARTILFDVEMTESNFGELKSKMVCTDDVNMNTLTYTQAKQYMQEDKCASYVLQSQAVMDRCLVNVTEVLTQLQELTEDMGLTEEQVTSQLAKLVRFEQLSGQIVQDLVKSRWYLLGALVGVMVVCFIYILLLRWVVAPVVWATIVGLIGLLGFCLYLCYKNYAYYKANPVSLTQTTNLKGYAQSIFSKAETWLVLLIAIAVIMLILLLIVISLRNRIAIAIALIREGSKAVTDVKTTILFPIFPWIIQCFVIGYGVLVLMYLLSIGESAFRVVNLKNDTSCDCGGQYTEDYVSCDPATFTMSCKDAAGGLCRLATCHFTGLDSPHSVVYLHLANVLGFFWTMFFISGVSDMMLASTFSTWYWTYNKRDLPFFTLTSGIYRTLRYHLGTVAFGALIIAIVRVIRVILEYIDHKIKKFDNPFTRCIMCFCKCFCWCLENFLKFINKNAYIMCAVHGQNFCKSARDAFSLLMRNIVRVFVLDKVTYFLFLLSKALISIGVGLAVYYLQQWNFVYELTQGERLHNDLIPAIILSIATYLICTIFFNVYEMAVDALFLCFLEDCERNDGSPEKPYFMSKDLMKILGKKNKTF
- the LOC113492525 gene encoding CTL-like protein 2 isoform X2; this translates as MGKDYGEPIRYDPNFNGPIHNRSCTDILWLILFILFLGVWGYVGYYGMTHGNIQKLLAPIDTKGRRCGLDSGLEDKKYLVFFNIAKCLSPGTPITGCPTPQVCVNQCPARTILFDVEMTESNFGELKSKMVCTDDVNMNTLTYTQAKQYMQEDKCASYVLQSQAVLSRCIGDLSTLQCKGDDKTSQKSLSPVRDSCVRNPSEARRSLVNSATALDSYVGWIVASWTTFFTQTDERNTYILSGQIVQDLVKSRWYLLGALVGVMVVCFIYILLLRWVVAPVVWATIVGLIGLLGFCLYLCYKNYAYYKANPVSLTQTTNLKGYAQSIFSKAETWLVLLIAIAVIMLILLLIVISLRNRIAIAIALIREGSKAVTDVKTTILFPIFPWIIQCFVIGYGVLVLMYLLSIGESAFRVVNLKNDTSCDCGGQYTEDYVSCDPATFTMSCKDAAGGLCRLATCHFTGLDSPHSVVYLHLANVLGFFWTMFFISGVSDMMLASTFSTWYWTYNKRDLPFFTLTSGIYRTLRYHLGTVAFGALIIAIVRVIRVILEYIDHKIKKFDNPFTRCIMCFCKCFCWCLENFLKFINKNAYIMCAVHGQNFCKSARDAFSLLMRNIVRVFVLDKVTYFLFLLSKALISIGVGLAVYYLQQWNFVYELTQGERLHNDLIPAIILSIATYLICTIFFNVYEMAVDALFLCFLEDCERNDGSPEKPYFMSKDLMKILGKKNKTF
- the LOC113492525 gene encoding CTL-like protein 2 isoform X1, whose amino-acid sequence is MGCCDNCVPPKESREPIRYDPNFNGPIHNRSCTDILWLILFILFLGVWGYVGYYGMTHGNIQKLLAPIDTKGRRCGLDSGLEDKKYLVFFNIAKCLSPGTPITGCPTPQVCVNQCPARTILFDVEMTESNFGELKSKMVCTDDVNMNTLTYTQAKQYMQEDKCASYVLQSQAVLSRCIGDLSTLQCKGDDKTSQKSLSPVRDSCVRNPSEARRSLVNSATALDSYVGWIVASWTTFFTQTDERNTYILSGQIVQDLVKSRWYLLGALVGVMVVCFIYILLLRWVVAPVVWATIVGLIGLLGFCLYLCYKNYAYYKANPVSLTQTTNLKGYAQSIFSKAETWLVLLIAIAVIMLILLLIVISLRNRIAIAIALIREGSKAVTDVKTTILFPIFPWIIQCFVIGYGVLVLMYLLSIGESAFRVVNLKNDTSCDCGGQYTEDYVSCDPATFTMSCKDAAGGLCRLATCHFTGLDSPHSVVYLHLANVLGFFWTMFFISGVSDMMLASTFSTWYWTYNKRDLPFFTLTSGIYRTLRYHLGTVAFGALIIAIVRVIRVILEYIDHKIKKFDNPFTRCIMCFCKCFCWCLENFLKFINKNAYIMCAVHGQNFCKSARDAFSLLMRNIVRVFVLDKVTYFLFLLSKALISIGVGLAVYYLQQWNFVYELTQGERLHNDLIPAIILSIATYLICTIFFNVYEMAVDALFLCFLEDCERNDGSPEKPYFMSKDLMKILGKKNKTF